Genomic window (Peromyscus maniculatus bairdii isolate BWxNUB_F1_BW_parent chromosome 10, HU_Pman_BW_mat_3.1, whole genome shotgun sequence):
taaaaaactttttaaaagacacattGACCAATGGAACAAGATAGGAAACTCCAAGAATAGACACACATATTTGATccattgattttgttttcaaagctgatgatcaaactcaggaccttgtaCTCACTACAcaaacactctgccactgagtcggaagagacagaaggagtaGGCAGAGGCATAGGCAGGATGGCCACAGGCACTAGCAAAGGATTGTGTATCTCAAAATAACTAAAAAGGCAAACTTCAAATGTCCCAACACAAACATGATCTGTGAGCTGGGTAATGGATATGCTATTTAGATTGATTTAACCATGCCACATTGTATATACAATATCAACCCACCACATTTTAcccaataaatatatacaataatattTGTAAATGAAAAGAGTAATGTCTTAAgcataataagataaaaaatgaaCTGTAGTTCTTTATTTAAATAACCATTTTGTAAGTGAATCACTTGTCCCtcagtatttttttaagaagTTTCCTTAAAATAGTACACAGAGTTACTTCTCAAGCTCATTAAAAGCTAATCAAGAAATGGAAAAGTCATTAAGTTTACCTTCCCATTAACCCATGGTGGCCCCTGAAGACAAGTATCATAAAGAGTGACCcaactaagccgggcggtggtggcgcacacctttaatcccagcactcgggaggcagagccaggcgaaactctgtgagttcgaggccagcctgggctaccaagtgagttccaggaaaggcgcaaagctacgcagagaaaccctgtctcgaaaaaccaaaaaaaaaaagagtgacccAACTCAAGACAGCAGCAACCAAATTGTCTTTCTAAATGACTTTGGGCTGCAGGGCCAAGTTGCCAGCAGCCATCAGGGCACCACAACAGGGGACTGGCTTCTCCCAGCCACCTCTCAATGTGAACAACAAAGAAACCTGCAGCTTTGAATCCCCCCACGGCTCCCTTTTCACTCAAAAGAACACTGGATACACTGGAAGGCAAGCTTCCAGAGTCAGTTTCAGCACTAGAGAGACGGATTAGGATGAAATGGAACCCAACAGGTAAATCCCCAGGCACAATATTGAAAATTTACCCTTTTGTGTCATTGCTAAAACTGGCTGCCGCCTCCACCCCTGCTTGGAGCTGGATGCCCACAGACTCTAGAGcagttttcaaataaaatgataaatttcagATATCTTGAATAGAAAAATGACAGTTGATAAAAACCAATCACGTCCACTCCAACCCAACCATAGATAACACAGAACTATGGGGGGAGTtaggctttttttattttctttaagaaatgatttctttttcaggttCAAAGTGATTTCAGAACCAAGATGCAGAAAATTAAGCCTCTTCCAAAAGGTTTAAAAGTGCTAGTATAATGTTgcctcagcaaatacagtgggtGTTCCGCTTTCCAGCTTCCAGACAGTGCACATTTTAAACAGGCACACTTAAATGACCCAGAAAGACATCTCCTGCAGTGCAAGTACATCCTGTTGGAATATGGCTGAGACTGTGGAGAAGAGGCTGATAGGTTCCGAGTAGGGAAGGAATCATTTGCTGcattttaaatgcaaataaagGTCACAGATTGATGCCACCACCTCCAAACCgacagaaaatttttaaaaatttccaagaTAAAGGTACATGCACAAGTTCTTAAGCAAAAACCACGGAGTCTGTTTAGGGACATGAAATTTCTTTGTTGtgtttaaatattcatttcttcCTATACATAAGCTATTCGCTGGATTTCAAAATCATCTGGAAGCCATGCCACAAATGATCCCTGGTAGCAAACAGCAAACAGATAGGAAAACGTTCAAGGACAGAGTCAATGAATCTATTTCTATCCAACAGAGTACAGATTTCACCCTGGCAACTCAGCAGCCCAAGATGGACAGTTCACCTCTCCTCCCTACCCTCACACCCAAGCACCTTCAGgctatttaagataaaataaatatggggagagtggagaaGAAACGCATGATCATTATCCCAGGGAAATGTCAGGTGTCCTACCTACCCACACTTAGCCTGTACTCCCCTTCCTAATACTGCGGGAGAGCACCTCTGAATTCACAGGGGTCTGCTGAGTTCCCGAGGAAAGCAGTTCCCCAGCGCGTACTGACCCACCGTTCATGCCACTGTAGACATTTCGGTGATGGGGTGTTGAGTCCTCTTGAGCCTGCCGTCGGAGGGTACCCTCCCTGCTGCCCCCGCCGCTGCCTCCACCGCCACCTACGTGCTTGTGATCAGGGCTGCCCCCGTAATGTTGTTTGAGATGCTCTGGGCTTGTTCCCCTGGCTCTGGGGAGGTGCTCCAGGCTCCCACCGAGGGCGTGTTTCTGGAGATGCTCAGGGCTCCCTCCGCTGTGCCTGGCATGTTCTGGGCTGCCCCCTGGTCTGTGCTTCTGGAAATGTTCAGGGCTTCCACTCAGCACGTGTTTGGGCAGCATTTCCGGGCTGCTCCCTGAATGTGGGTGCCTCTGCTGCTCCGGGCTGCCTTTGCACAAGGGCTTGTGGTGCTCAGGGCTAGGTCCTTTCAGTGCTTTGGGGTGATCTGGGGTcccagaagccctgggtttgtgCAGATGTTCAGGGCTGGAGCTCCTGTGTTTGGTATGCTCTGGGCTGCCCTCGCTTCGGGGCTTCTGTAGATGCTCAGGGCTGCCCCCACTGGCATGGTGTTTGTGGTGGTCAGGACTGTCGGTGCTGCCGGTGCTGGAGGTGCTGCTGCCATCACCCACGTCCCGCACATAGGGTGCGGCGGAGGCCACCAGTtggcacaggctggcctggctgTCGATGGAGCAGCGGCTGCCTGCACATCCTGCACCCTTCTCCTCATCCAGCAGCACACAGAGCTCCTTAAGCTCCATGTTCTCCTTTACCACCTCCTCCTGCTTCACCTCCAGCTCCTTCAGCTTCTGCAGATACAAGGCCACCTCCTTGTGCATCACCCCAGCCGTGTAGCGACCCAATCTCTGCCACTCCCGGGACACCCTTTTGCCTTTCTGCCGGTCATCATCCAGGAAACAGCACAGGTCCCTCAGTTCCTGGTTGTCCTCCTGGAGTTTCTGGTTAATATCCTGAAAAGAGAGACGGGAGTTCAATGGAGGCAAACAGAAGAGGTGGCACCGGGCCTAGACCTTTGCAGGGAAAGCCCCAG
Coding sequences:
- the Ccdc85a gene encoding coiled-coil domain-containing protein 85A isoform X4, whose translation is MSKATGGAAPAAESCPSAPAGVSTAPGVEDLSKVTDEELLQWSKEELIRSLRRAEAEKVSAMLDHSNLIREVNRRLQLHLGEIRGLKDINQKLQEDNQELRDLCCFLDDDRQKGKRVSREWQRLGRYTAGVMHKEVALYLQKLKELEVKQEEVVKENMELKELCVLLDEEKGAGCAGSRCSIDSQASLCQLVASAAPYVRDVGDGSSTSSTGSTDSPDHHKHHASGGSPEHLQKPRSEGSPEHTKHRSSSPEHLHKPRASGTPDHPKALKGPSPEHHKPLCKGSPEQQRHPHSGSSPEMLPKHVLSGSPEHFQKHRPGGSPEHARHSGGSPEHLQKHALGGSLEHLPRARGTSPEHLKQHYGGSPDHKHVGGGGGSGGGSREGTLRRQAQEDSTPHHRNVYSGMNESTLSYVRQLEARVRQLEEENRMLPQGSFRLSSGADGSNSSPNSPASFSGHTTPSQQPEPVVHSLKVVWRKLGDAAGSCPGIRQHLSGNQYKGPM
- the Ccdc85a gene encoding coiled-coil domain-containing protein 85A isoform X6; the protein is MSKATGGAAPAAESCPSAPAGVSTAPGVEDLSKVTDEELLQWSKEELIRSLRRAEAEKVSAMLDHSNLIREVNRRLQLHLGEIRGLKDINQKLQEDNQELRDLCCFLDDDRQKGKRVSREWQRLGRYTAGVMHKEVALYLQKLKELEVKQEEVVKENMELKELCVLLDEEKGAGCAGSRCSIDSQASLCQLVASAAPYVRDVGDGSSTSSTGSTDSPDHHKHHASGGSPEHLQKPRSEGSPEHTKHRSSSPEHLHKPRASGTPDHPKALKGPSPEHHKPLCKGSPEQQRHPHSGSSPEMLPKHVLSGSPEHFQKHRPGGSPEHARHSGGSPEHLQKHALGGSLEHLPRARGTSPEHLKQHYGGSPDHKHVGGGGGSGGGSREGTLRRQAQEDSTPHHRNVYSGMNESTLSYVRQLEARVRQLEEENRMLPQVVWRKLGDAAGSCPGIRQHLSGNQYKGPM
- the Ccdc85a gene encoding coiled-coil domain-containing protein 85A isoform X7; translation: MSKATGGAAPAAESCPSAPAGVSTAPGVEDLSKVTDEELLQWSKEELIRSLRRAEAEKVSAMLDHSNLIREVNRRLQLHLGEIRGLKDINQKLQEDNQELRDLCCFLDDDRQKGKRVSREWQRLGRYTAGVMHKEVALYLQKLKELEVKQEEVVKENMELKELCVLLDEEKGAGCAGSRCSIDSQASLCQLVASAAPYVRDVGDGSSTSSTGSTDSPDHHKHHASGGSPEHLQKPRSEGSPEHTKHRSSSPEHLHKPRASGTPDHPKALKGPSPEHHKPLCKGSPEQQRHPHSGSSPEMLPKHVLSGSPEHFQKHRPGGSPEHARHSGGSPEHLQKHALGGSLEHLPRARGTSPEHLKQHYGGSPDHKHVGGGGGSGGGSREGTLRRQAQEDSTPHHRNVYSGMNESTLSYVRQLEARVRQLEEENRMLPQTGAWPTAVREASPSN
- the Ccdc85a gene encoding coiled-coil domain-containing protein 85A isoform X5 — its product is MSKATGGAAPAAESCPSAPAGVSTAPGVEDLSKVTDEELLQWSKEELIRSLRRAEAEKVSAMLDHSNLIREVNRRLQLHLGEIRGLKDINQKLQEDNQELRDLCCFLDDDRQKGKRVSREWQRLGRYTAGVMHKEVALYLQKLKELEVKQEEVVKENMELKELCVLLDEEKGAGCAGSRCSIDSQASLCQLVASAAPYVRDVGDGSSTSSTGSTDSPDHHKHHASGGSPEHLQKPRSEGSPEHTKHRSSSPEHLHKPRASGTPDHPKALKGPSPEHHKPLCKGSPEQQRHPHSGSSPEMLPKHVLSGSPEHFQKHRPGGSPEHARHSGGSPEHLQKHALGGSLEHLPRARGTSPEHLKQHYGGSPDHKHVGGGGGSGGGSREGTLRRQAQEDSTPHHRNVYSGMNESTLSYVRQLEARVRQLEEENRMLPQVLDVQEAIDRQQGKEYDHDLSETEKAIVREMCNVVWRKLGDAAGSCPGIRQHLSGNQYKGPM
- the Ccdc85a gene encoding coiled-coil domain-containing protein 85A isoform X3 — its product is MSKATGGAAPAAESCPSAPAGVSTAPGVEDLSKVTDEELLQWSKEELIRSLRRAEAEKVSAMLDHSNLIREVNRRLQLHLGEIRGLKDINQKLQEDNQELRDLCCFLDDDRQKGKRVSREWQRLGRYTAGVMHKEVALYLQKLKELEVKQEEVVKENMELKELCVLLDEEKGAGCAGSRCSIDSQASLCQLVASAAPYVRDVGDGSSTSSTGSTDSPDHHKHHASGGSPEHLQKPRSEGSPEHTKHRSSSPEHLHKPRASGTPDHPKALKGPSPEHHKPLCKGSPEQQRHPHSGSSPEMLPKHVLSGSPEHFQKHRPGGSPEHARHSGGSPEHLQKHALGGSLEHLPRARGTSPEHLKQHYGGSPDHKHVGGGGGSGGGSREGTLRRQAQEDSTPHHRNVYSGMNESTLSYVRQLEARVRQLEEENRMLPQGSFRLSSGADGSNSSPNSPASFSGHTTPSQQPEPVVHSLKVLDVQEAIDRQQGKEYDHDLSETEKAIVREMCNVVWRKLGDAAGSCPGIRQHLSGNQYKGPM
- the Ccdc85a gene encoding coiled-coil domain-containing protein 85A isoform X2, translating into MSKATGGAAPAAESCPSAPAGVSTAPGVEDLSKVTDEELLQWSKEELIRSLRRAEAEKVSAMLDHSNLIREVNRRLQLHLGEIRGLKDINQKLQEDNQELRDLCCFLDDDRQKGKRVSREWQRLGRYTAGVMHKEVALYLQKLKELEVKQEEVVKENMELKELCVLLDEEKGAGCAGSRCSIDSQASLCQLVASAAPYVRDVGDGSSTSSTGSTDSPDHHKHHASGGSPEHLQKPRSEGSPEHTKHRSSSPEHLHKPRASGTPDHPKALKGPSPEHHKPLCKGSPEQQRHPHSGSSPEMLPKHVLSGSPEHFQKHRPGGSPEHARHSGGSPEHLQKHALGGSLEHLPRARGTSPEHLKQHYGGSPDHKHVGGGGGSGGGSREGTLRRQAQEDSTPHHRNVYSGMNESTLSYVRQLEARVRQLEEENRMLPQATQNRSQPPTRNSSNVEKGWGPRARRVLQWWQGCRGIGRCLPSLPGSFRLSSGADGSNSSPNSPASFSGHTTPSQQPEPVVHSLKVVWRKLGDAAGSCPGIRQHLSGNQYKGPM
- the Ccdc85a gene encoding coiled-coil domain-containing protein 85A isoform X1; the encoded protein is MSKATGGAAPAAESCPSAPAGVSTAPGVEDLSKVTDEELLQWSKEELIRSLRRAEAEKVSAMLDHSNLIREVNRRLQLHLGEIRGLKDINQKLQEDNQELRDLCCFLDDDRQKGKRVSREWQRLGRYTAGVMHKEVALYLQKLKELEVKQEEVVKENMELKELCVLLDEEKGAGCAGSRCSIDSQASLCQLVASAAPYVRDVGDGSSTSSTGSTDSPDHHKHHASGGSPEHLQKPRSEGSPEHTKHRSSSPEHLHKPRASGTPDHPKALKGPSPEHHKPLCKGSPEQQRHPHSGSSPEMLPKHVLSGSPEHFQKHRPGGSPEHARHSGGSPEHLQKHALGGSLEHLPRARGTSPEHLKQHYGGSPDHKHVGGGGGSGGGSREGTLRRQAQEDSTPHHRNVYSGMNESTLSYVRQLEARVRQLEEENRMLPQATQNRSQPPTRNSSNVEKGWGPRARRVLQWWQGCRGIGRCLPSLPGSFRLSSGADGSNSSPNSPASFSGHTTPSQQPEPVVHSLKVLDVQEAIDRQQGKEYDHDLSETEKAIVREMCNVVWRKLGDAAGSCPGIRQHLSGNQYKGPM
- the Ccdc85a gene encoding coiled-coil domain-containing protein 85A isoform X8 — protein: MSKATGGAAPAAESCPSAPAGVSTAPGVEDLSKVTDEELLQWSKEELIRSLRRAEAEKVSAMLDHSNLIREVNRRLQLHLGEIRGLKDINQKLQEDNQELRDLCCFLDDDRQKGKRVSREWQRLGRYTAGVMHKEVALYLQKLKELEVKQEEVVKENMELKELCVLLDEEKGAGCAGSRCSIDSQASLCQLVASAAPYVRDVGDGSSTSSTGSTDSPDHHKHHASGGSPEHLQKPRSEGSPEHTKHRSSSPEHLHKPRASGTPDHPKALKGPSPEHHKPLCKGSPEQQRHPHSGSSPEMLPKHVLSGSPEHFQKHRPGGSPEHARHSGGSPEHLQKHALGGSLEHLPRARGTSPEHLKQHYGGSPDHKHVGGGGGSGGGSREGTLRRQAQEDSTPHHRNVYSGMNGCVEETWRCCRLVSWN